A single genomic interval of Clostridium facile harbors:
- the rsmB gene encoding 16S rRNA (cytosine(967)-C(5))-methyltransferase RsmB — translation MKTARQIALESLNRMEKQQAYSNLMMESLLKHSDLDSRDRDFASKLFYGVLESKITLDYIITCYSKHPIEKMTIEIRNILRLGLYQMISLQVDDFAAVNESVNLTKAIHKKAASGFVNAVLRNFLRDGKKINYPDSERKPVQYFSLRYSCPVWLVESLFNEYGREVAEQLLQQQMGRPPLTLRVNPLKTTKEELSIQLEEQGFTLKPHLMENCVEVLDGGSLADTALFEQGMFHVQDVASQLCGQVVAAYHPDSVLDVCAAPGGKTFTIAEELKDTVPITACDLHEHRVKLIKSGAKRLGLSSVHAQVSDASIYHEKIGKFGLVLCDVPCSGFGVIRRKPEIKYKSEQSVEGLPKIQMNILEIASQYVKAGGVLIYSTCTLSKRENQEVTKAFLLQHPEFSPLQLPEVLTQFYPHAGYDLTFLPNQLDSDGFYLCAMKKRGITV, via the coding sequence GTGAAAACAGCACGACAAATCGCATTGGAATCCTTAAACCGTATGGAAAAACAGCAGGCGTATTCCAATTTAATGATGGAATCCCTGCTAAAGCACTCAGATCTGGATTCCCGTGACCGGGATTTTGCCTCCAAACTGTTTTACGGGGTGTTGGAAAGCAAAATTACCCTGGATTATATTATTACCTGCTATTCCAAACATCCTATCGAAAAAATGACGATTGAAATCCGCAATATCCTGCGTTTGGGGTTATATCAGATGATCTCCCTTCAGGTAGATGATTTTGCCGCAGTGAACGAAAGCGTTAACCTAACAAAGGCAATCCACAAAAAAGCGGCATCTGGTTTTGTCAATGCGGTATTGCGGAACTTTTTGCGGGATGGGAAAAAAATTAACTATCCTGACTCAGAAAGAAAACCGGTACAGTATTTTTCCCTACGGTATTCCTGTCCAGTCTGGCTAGTAGAAAGTTTGTTTAATGAATACGGTAGGGAAGTAGCGGAACAGCTACTACAACAGCAAATGGGCAGACCGCCGTTAACTTTGCGAGTAAATCCATTAAAAACTACAAAAGAGGAACTTTCCATCCAATTAGAAGAACAAGGATTTACCTTAAAACCCCATCTAATGGAAAACTGTGTTGAAGTGTTGGATGGTGGTTCATTGGCAGATACAGCTTTGTTTGAGCAGGGAATGTTCCATGTCCAAGATGTGGCTTCCCAACTATGTGGACAGGTTGTAGCAGCTTATCATCCAGATTCTGTTTTGGATGTTTGTGCTGCTCCAGGAGGAAAAACCTTTACCATTGCCGAGGAATTAAAAGATACCGTTCCAATAACAGCTTGTGATCTCCATGAACATCGGGTAAAATTGATTAAATCTGGAGCGAAACGCTTGGGGCTTTCTTCGGTACATGCCCAGGTATCTGATGCCTCTATTTATCATGAAAAAATAGGTAAATTTGGATTGGTGTTATGTGATGTACCATGCTCTGGTTTTGGAGTAATCCGCCGGAAACCGGAAATCAAATATAAATCAGAACAATCAGTGGAGGGCTTGCCAAAAATACAGATGAATATTTTAGAAATAGCCAGCCAATATGTAAAAGCAGGGGGCGTGTTAATCTATTCCACGTGTACCCTATCCAAACGGGAAAATCAGGAGGTCACCAAGGCATTTTTGCTCCAACATCCTGAATTTTCTCCACTCCAGCTGCCTGAGGTACTCACCCAATTTTATCCTCATGCAGGCTATGATTTGACATTTTTACCAAACCAGCTTGACAGCGATGGTTTTTATCTTTGTGCTATGAAGAAAAGGGGAATTACAGTTTGA
- the rlmN gene encoding 23S rRNA (adenine(2503)-C(2))-methyltransferase RlmN produces the protein MIDIKSLTYQQLAQVMEQKGQPNFRTKQIFEWLHKRNVSDFGQMTNLSAQLREELSAEFYLNCLKIKKKLVSRIDDTVKYLYELQDGECVESVFMKYQYGNSICISTQVGCRMGCSFCASTKAGFVRCLTPSEMLEQVYRTEQDTGQKISNIVLMGIGEPLDNFENVMAFLELISHPSGRNLGQRHITLSTCGLVPRIYELADRKLQITLSISLHAPNNTMRSKTMPVNLKYPIEELLEACCYYIQQTNRRISFEYALIKGVNDREQDANELAARLKPLLCHVNLIPVNEIKERDYQASKKQNVIRFSRLLEQSGINVTVRRTLGQDINAACGQLRRDNRS, from the coding sequence TTGATTGATATCAAATCGCTTACCTATCAGCAGTTGGCTCAGGTAATGGAACAAAAAGGTCAGCCAAATTTCCGGACGAAACAGATTTTTGAATGGCTACATAAGCGGAATGTATCCGACTTTGGACAAATGACCAACCTTTCTGCACAATTGCGGGAAGAATTATCCGCTGAATTTTATTTGAATTGCTTAAAAATCAAAAAAAAGCTTGTATCTCGTATTGATGATACGGTAAAATATTTATATGAACTCCAGGACGGGGAGTGTGTGGAGTCTGTTTTCATGAAATACCAGTATGGAAACAGTATTTGTATCTCCACCCAGGTAGGCTGTCGGATGGGGTGCAGTTTTTGCGCTTCCACCAAAGCTGGATTTGTTCGTTGCCTTACTCCCTCGGAAATGCTGGAGCAGGTTTACCGCACTGAGCAGGATACCGGGCAAAAGATTTCTAATATTGTCCTGATGGGTATTGGGGAACCGTTGGATAATTTTGAAAACGTTATGGCGTTTTTGGAACTGATTTCCCATCCTTCTGGCAGGAATTTAGGCCAGCGGCATATCACTTTATCCACTTGTGGGCTTGTCCCCAGAATTTACGAACTGGCTGATAGAAAATTGCAGATCACCCTGTCCATTTCCCTTCATGCCCCCAACAATACCATGCGTTCTAAAACGATGCCAGTAAACTTGAAGTACCCCATTGAGGAGTTGTTGGAAGCCTGTTGTTACTATATTCAGCAAACAAACCGTAGGATTTCTTTTGAATACGCTTTAATTAAAGGGGTAAACGACAGGGAACAGGATGCCAATGAGCTGGCGGCAAGGTTAAAACCCTTACTCTGCCATGTAAACCTGATTCCAGTAAACGAAATCAAAGAGAGAGATTATCAAGCAAGTAAAAAACAAAATGTAATCCGTTTTTCCAGGTTGTTAGAACAAAGTGGCATTAATGTCACTGTCCGCAGAACATTGGGACAGGATATTAATGCTGCTTGTGGCCAACTACGGCGGGATAATCGATCCTAA
- a CDS encoding Stp1/IreP family PP2C-type Ser/Thr phosphatase — protein MQIFGKTDVGLVRETNQDTFMSGDLTPSVGFALVCDGMGGENGGNVASQLARDIISTQVMQNLREYMDPRSVYHLILAALNAANSVVYEKAQQQPALAGMGTTAVLAVVMNDILYIGHVGDSRAYLLRKGKLTQLTKDHSFIQYLLEHGQITEEQAKSHPQKNQITRAIGVEATVEIDYNEFPCKYGDKILLCTDGLTNCCSEAEILLILEQNNARQSVKRLLQAAKKHGGHDNITAVVLEC, from the coding sequence GTGCAAATATTTGGTAAAACGGATGTAGGCTTAGTCCGTGAGACCAATCAAGATACCTTTATGTCAGGAGATTTGACCCCGTCTGTTGGTTTTGCATTGGTTTGTGATGGCATGGGCGGCGAAAATGGCGGCAATGTGGCAAGCCAATTAGCAAGGGATATTATTAGTACTCAGGTAATGCAAAACCTAAGAGAATACATGGACCCTCGTTCTGTTTACCACTTGATATTGGCTGCATTGAACGCTGCTAATAGTGTGGTTTATGAAAAAGCCCAACAGCAGCCTGCTTTGGCAGGAATGGGGACAACCGCTGTTCTGGCAGTGGTGATGAACGACATTTTGTATATCGGTCATGTTGGGGACAGCCGGGCATACTTGCTTCGGAAAGGAAAACTGACCCAGCTTACAAAAGACCATTCTTTTATTCAATATTTATTGGAACATGGTCAGATTACGGAGGAACAAGCAAAATCCCACCCTCAGAAAAACCAGATTACCCGCGCAATTGGGGTAGAAGCTACTGTGGAAATTGATTATAATGAATTTCCATGCAAATATGGCGATAAAATCCTCCTTTGCACGGACGGATTAACCAATTGCTGCAGCGAAGCGGAAATTTTATTGATTTTAGAACAAAATAATGCCCGCCAATCGGTAAAACGTCTGTTGCAGGCGGCAAAAAAACATGGCGGCCATGATAATATTACCGCAGTTGTATTGGAATGCTGA
- the pknB gene encoding Stk1 family PASTA domain-containing Ser/Thr kinase — MDKFIGKRLDGRYEFKELIGMGGMANVYKAFDIVDQKYVAIKILKEEYQGNEEFLRRFRNESKAVAALSHPNIVRIFDVNFGDRIQYIVMELIDGITLKEFMEKVGVLSWKDAVLFTVQILRALQHAHDKGIVHRDIKPQNIMLLEDGTIKVMDFGIARFARDEKRNTEQAIGSVHYISPEQASGEVTDEKSDLYSVGVMLYEMLTGKLPFDGETPEEVAVKQMQAIAPAPRSINPDIPEGLEEIIVRAMQKNPNKRYQSAAEMLRDIDEFKRNPSIVFEYKYFDEGTTKYFNVAQKDEEQEEEEETKKSKFLPILLGVSITFVVIAAILITLMLVLKQPAPEDVVVQDFTGMNYHDVQNMEEYKKIDFKIVSEYNSEYTEDLIFDQEPDPDIKIKENGKITLYVSKGSQQVKVPDVSGLDIDAAVARLKEEGFTGSINKVKKEDSSVPANCVISTDPKAGTKLDPKQAITVYYSYGQSNTVYVQDVVGKDQGSARSALESQGLKVNIHTVKSDKPAGTVISQDPRGGNTVAVGATITLTVSDGTGVVTSSAPESSQTPSSSQPESSAPSSSEIEDESSTPNNSSSNDNTSSRNRYGTWNRD, encoded by the coding sequence ATGGATAAATTCATCGGCAAGCGTTTAGACGGACGGTATGAGTTTAAAGAGCTAATTGGCATGGGCGGTATGGCAAATGTCTATAAGGCTTTTGATATTGTAGACCAGAAATATGTGGCAATTAAAATTTTAAAAGAAGAGTATCAGGGCAATGAGGAGTTCCTGCGCCGGTTCCGCAATGAATCCAAAGCGGTTGCAGCGTTATCCCACCCTAACATTGTCCGCATCTTTGATGTGAATTTTGGCGACCGTATTCAGTATATTGTCATGGAGTTGATTGACGGCATTACCTTAAAGGAATTCATGGAGAAAGTAGGGGTATTGAGTTGGAAAGATGCGGTACTGTTTACCGTTCAGATTCTCCGCGCTTTACAACATGCCCATGATAAAGGGATTGTCCATCGGGACATCAAACCGCAAAATATCATGCTGCTGGAGGATGGCACCATCAAAGTCATGGACTTTGGTATTGCACGCTTTGCAAGGGATGAAAAACGTAATACCGAACAGGCAATCGGTTCTGTTCATTACATTAGCCCAGAGCAGGCAAGCGGCGAGGTAACCGATGAAAAATCAGATTTGTATTCTGTGGGTGTTATGCTCTATGAGATGCTGACGGGAAAACTGCCATTTGACGGGGAAACCCCAGAAGAAGTTGCTGTAAAACAGATGCAAGCGATTGCGCCGGCTCCGCGTTCCATCAATCCTGACATTCCAGAAGGATTGGAGGAAATCATTGTCCGCGCTATGCAAAAAAACCCAAATAAACGGTACCAAAGCGCAGCGGAGATGCTCCGTGATATCGATGAATTCAAACGGAATCCAAGCATTGTATTTGAATATAAATATTTTGATGAAGGGACTACAAAATATTTTAATGTGGCCCAGAAGGATGAGGAACAGGAAGAGGAAGAAGAAACCAAAAAATCCAAATTCCTGCCAATCCTATTGGGGGTATCCATTACATTTGTTGTCATTGCGGCAATTTTGATTACCTTAATGTTGGTATTAAAACAGCCTGCTCCAGAAGATGTTGTGGTACAGGACTTTACCGGTATGAATTACCATGATGTACAGAACATGGAAGAATATAAAAAGATTGATTTTAAAATTGTCAGCGAATACAATTCCGAATATACGGAAGACTTGATTTTTGATCAGGAACCTGACCCAGATATTAAAATTAAAGAAAACGGCAAGATAACTCTTTATGTCAGCAAAGGTTCCCAACAGGTAAAAGTACCGGATGTATCCGGTTTGGATATTGATGCCGCAGTGGCCAGATTAAAAGAAGAAGGATTTACTGGTTCCATCAATAAGGTAAAAAAAGAAGATAGTAGTGTGCCAGCTAATTGTGTGATTAGCACAGACCCAAAAGCGGGTACAAAACTAGATCCAAAACAGGCGATAACGGTATATTACAGCTATGGGCAGAGCAATACTGTCTATGTTCAGGATGTTGTAGGGAAAGACCAAGGTAGTGCCCGCAGTGCCTTGGAAAGCCAGGGATTAAAGGTTAATATTCACACAGTGAAAAGTGACAAACCAGCAGGTACGGTTATTTCTCAAGACCCAAGAGGAGGAAATACTGTTGCGGTTGGTGCAACAATTACTTTGACCGTTAGTGATGGTACAGGAGTAGTTACTTCTTCTGCGCCAGAATCTTCCCAGACTCCATCTTCCAGTCAGCCAGAATCTTCTGCCCCATCCTCTTCTGAAATTGAGGATGAAAGTAGCACTCCAAATAATAGTTCTTCTAATGATAACACCAGCAGCAGAAACAGGTATGGTACATGGAACAGGGATTAA
- the rsgA gene encoding ribosome small subunit-dependent GTPase A yields the protein MEQGLIVKAISGFYTIKSADSAIEYECKAAGVFRKKGMSPYVGDQVLFAPQDNMVREILPRKNDFVRPPLANLDQLFFVMSCTQPVPNFFITDKLIAIAEHKQIEPVIVITKSDLESPDKIRSIYQHAGFQVIVVNSDEDLGQILACLPGKISGFCGNTGVGKSTLLNRLMPQLQLKTGETSTKLGRGRHTTRHVELFEINGGYVADTPGFSTVDTMQYEVITKEELQYCFREFTPFLNQCKFTGCSHTVEKGCAVLAALQRGEIGITRHESYCQMYEEAKTIKEWELKK from the coding sequence ATGGAACAGGGATTAATTGTAAAAGCAATCAGCGGATTTTACACTATAAAATCCGCTGATTCTGCAATAGAATACGAGTGTAAAGCAGCAGGGGTATTTCGTAAAAAAGGGATGTCCCCTTATGTAGGGGATCAGGTATTATTTGCCCCCCAGGATAATATGGTAAGGGAAATCCTTCCCCGAAAAAATGATTTTGTCCGCCCACCTTTGGCGAATTTGGATCAGCTTTTTTTCGTGATGTCCTGTACCCAGCCTGTACCCAATTTTTTTATTACCGATAAATTAATTGCCATTGCGGAACACAAACAGATTGAACCTGTTATTGTTATTACAAAATCAGATTTGGAATCCCCAGACAAAATACGGTCTATTTACCAGCATGCTGGCTTTCAAGTCATTGTAGTAAATAGTGATGAGGATTTAGGGCAAATTCTAGCCTGTTTGCCAGGAAAAATCAGCGGATTTTGCGGTAATACTGGTGTGGGAAAGTCCACTTTGTTGAACCGTCTCATGCCCCAACTGCAACTAAAAACAGGAGAAACCAGCACAAAGCTGGGGAGGGGAAGGCATACCACCCGCCATGTTGAACTGTTTGAAATCAACGGTGGATATGTAGCGGATACACCTGGATTTTCCACGGTGGATACTATGCAATACGAAGTGATTACAAAAGAAGAATTACAGTATTGTTTCCGAGAATTTACGCCTTTTTTAAACCAGTGTAAATTTACGGGATGTTCTCATACAGTAGAAAAAGGCTGTGCAGTGCTGGCAGCGCTCCAGCGTGGGGAAATTGGCATTACCCGCCACGAGAGTTATTGCCAGATGTATGAGGAGGCAAAAACAATCAAAGAGTGGGAACTGAAAAAATAA
- a CDS encoding DUF3784 domain-containing protein: MEEFLSTHIGTIICVLMAITMLLISLPFFIGREKAAGLVAGFNTLSEEEQKQYDKKKISKGHAIIFVVSSIIFVVGTGLSLLNQWLALICFLVWLLYFLHNVSSNPKKAFSKYLK, translated from the coding sequence ATGGAAGAATTTTTATCCACCCATATTGGCACAATAATCTGCGTCCTTATGGCTATTACAATGTTATTGATTTCCTTGCCTTTTTTCATTGGGCGGGAAAAAGCTGCCGGTTTGGTTGCCGGTTTTAATACCTTAAGTGAGGAAGAACAAAAACAATATGATAAAAAGAAAATTAGCAAAGGACATGCGATCATTTTTGTGGTTTCATCTATTATCTTTGTAGTCGGAACAGGATTAAGCCTGTTAAACCAGTGGTTGGCTCTTATTTGCTTTCTGGTATGGTTGCTTTATTTCCTACACAATGTATCATCCAACCCGAAAAAAGCATTCTCTAAATATTTAAAATAA
- a CDS encoding carbon-nitrogen hydrolase family protein, whose translation MGCKIACCQMEVTRDKENNLERAAKMVETAAQQGAELIVLPEMFQCPYENQAFPEYAEPENGKSVRFLAELSRKYQCILVGGSIPEQEKGHYYNTCFVFEHGNYLGKHQKYHLFDVNIPGKISFQESSILSSGEHFSVFSTSIGKIGVGICFDLRFPEQWIQMALDGAKLLICPAAFNPVTGPKHWDLLLRARAIDSQCFVAACSPAYHPTASYHAYGHSCVVSPWGEILHQLEEQQEILFVEIDLEQVAEVRQQIPILSADRFATKRK comes from the coding sequence ATGGGCTGTAAAATTGCGTGCTGCCAAATGGAAGTAACCAGGGACAAGGAAAACAATTTGGAGCGTGCCGCTAAGATGGTGGAAACAGCAGCTCAGCAAGGAGCGGAATTGATTGTGCTACCAGAAATGTTCCAATGCCCCTATGAAAACCAGGCATTTCCGGAATATGCGGAACCGGAAAACGGTAAAAGCGTCCGTTTTTTAGCGGAATTATCTCGAAAGTACCAGTGTATCCTAGTTGGAGGTTCCATTCCAGAGCAGGAAAAAGGACACTACTACAACACCTGCTTTGTGTTTGAACATGGTAACTATTTAGGAAAGCATCAGAAATACCATCTATTCGATGTCAATATTCCTGGAAAAATTTCGTTTCAAGAATCCAGTATCCTTTCTTCTGGAGAACATTTTTCGGTTTTTTCAACCAGTATCGGAAAAATTGGCGTGGGTATCTGTTTTGACCTGCGGTTTCCGGAACAATGGATACAAATGGCGCTGGATGGGGCAAAACTTCTCATTTGTCCAGCAGCATTTAATCCGGTAACCGGTCCAAAACACTGGGATCTGTTGTTACGTGCCAGGGCGATTGACAGCCAATGCTTTGTGGCAGCCTGTTCCCCTGCTTATCATCCTACTGCCAGTTATCACGCTTATGGACACTCCTGTGTTGTTTCCCCTTGGGGGGAAATCCTCCATCAGTTAGAGGAACAGCAGGAAATCCTATTTGTGGAAATTGATTTGGAGCAGGTAGCGGAAGTAAGGCAACAAATTCCTATTTTATCTGCTGACCGATTTGCAACGAAAAGGAAGTGA
- a CDS encoding cupin domain-containing protein yields the protein MITKPEERKTELREIEQGTMMVEHLLNTEQMDGKCRMVAKVVMPTGGKLKYHPHFNESETYYILSGNGIYNDDGIEYPVTAGDLTFTPSGHSHGISNPSKEDLVFLAIIIKGEQ from the coding sequence ATGATAACAAAGCCAGAAGAACGGAAAACAGAACTGCGTGAAATCGAACAAGGAACAATGATGGTGGAACATCTATTAAATACCGAGCAGATGGATGGTAAATGCCGCATGGTGGCAAAAGTGGTAATGCCAACCGGAGGGAAATTAAAATACCACCCCCATTTTAACGAGAGTGAAACTTACTATATTTTATCGGGAAACGGGATTTACAACGATGACGGTATAGAATATCCAGTAACAGCAGGGGATTTGACCTTTACTCCTAGTGGGCATAGCCATGGGATTTCAAATCCTTCCAAAGAAGACTTAGTATTTTTGGCGATAATTATCAAAGGGGAACAATAA
- a CDS encoding adenosylcobalamin-dependent ribonucleoside-diphosphate reductase, with protein sequence MEAKEWLGEHNQLGLDIWKNKYCYENETFDHWLDRITGGSEELKQLVKEQKFLYGGRILSNRGLQHLGKKVSLSNCYVISPPEDNIESIFECATKLARTYSYGGGCGTDISKLSPRGARINNAAKHTSGSVSFMDLYSLVTELIGQNGRRGALMISISCSHPDVEEFIGIKTDLNKVTKANISIRITDDFMQAVKKNQPYTLNYTRLETGEQITKEVNAKELFHKIAETNWDFAEPGALFWDTIRSWNLLSNTKEFEYAGVNPCAEEPLPAGGSCLLGSLNLTNFVNDPFTESAAFDFDGFKQAVCIAVRGLNDVLEEGLPLHPLKEQQESVRNWRQIGLGIMGLADMLIKLGITYGSKDAIALCDKIGFAMADTAIAESARLAKEHGPFPKCNIQEITTTPYFLKNTSQATRDLVKKYGLRNSQLLTIAPTGTLSTMLGISGGIEPIFANYYERKTESLHGKDVYYKVYTPIVEHFMKEHNIMDDSDLPEYFITAMTLDYKQRIQMQAIWQTHIDASISSTVNVPNQFTVEETENLYMYAYENKLKGITIFRDGCQRVGILTTDSTPDEKKVPTAGEGLGRGDIVQVSDDVIGKKRKLMTGCGSLHCIALFDTNTGALLETYLSKGSTGGCNNFMIGLSRMISISARGGIDIYTIIDQLNSTGSCPSYTVRKATRNDTSKGSCCPMAVGNALLDMYNEVQAELGNQEPKPKPIPTKKEKPKKVENINKESILCPQCGEPLAFEGGCNICKSCGWSKCY encoded by the coding sequence ATGGAAGCAAAAGAATGGCTAGGGGAACATAATCAGCTTGGGCTGGATATATGGAAAAATAAATACTGCTATGAGAACGAAACTTTTGACCATTGGTTGGATCGTATTACTGGAGGGTCAGAGGAACTAAAGCAGTTGGTAAAAGAGCAAAAATTTCTATATGGCGGTCGTATTCTATCCAATAGAGGATTGCAACATTTAGGCAAAAAAGTAAGTTTAAGCAACTGTTATGTGATTTCCCCTCCAGAAGATAATATTGAAAGTATTTTTGAATGTGCTACCAAATTGGCGCGCACCTATAGTTATGGTGGTGGATGTGGAACGGATATTTCTAAGCTTTCCCCACGGGGTGCAAGGATTAACAACGCTGCCAAACATACTAGTGGGTCGGTGTCCTTTATGGATTTATATTCCTTAGTAACAGAACTGATTGGTCAAAATGGGCGGCGTGGCGCATTGATGATTTCGATTTCCTGTTCCCATCCGGATGTAGAAGAATTCATTGGGATCAAAACTGATTTGAACAAGGTGACCAAAGCAAATATCTCTATCCGTATTACTGATGATTTTATGCAGGCTGTGAAAAAGAATCAGCCATACACTTTGAACTATACCCGTTTGGAAACCGGGGAACAGATTACAAAAGAAGTCAACGCAAAGGAACTCTTCCACAAAATTGCGGAAACCAACTGGGATTTTGCGGAACCTGGAGCTTTGTTCTGGGATACTATCCGTTCCTGGAATCTGTTAAGCAATACAAAAGAATTTGAATACGCCGGGGTAAACCCATGTGCGGAAGAACCTCTCCCAGCAGGGGGGAGCTGCTTGTTAGGAAGCTTAAACCTTACTAACTTTGTCAACGATCCATTTACCGAATCCGCCGCTTTTGATTTTGATGGATTTAAACAGGCGGTCTGCATTGCGGTACGGGGATTAAATGACGTGTTGGAAGAAGGGCTTCCACTACATCCATTAAAAGAACAGCAAGAAAGCGTTCGTAATTGGCGCCAGATTGGGCTGGGTATTATGGGATTAGCAGATATGCTCATTAAATTGGGAATTACTTATGGTTCCAAAGATGCCATTGCGCTGTGCGACAAAATTGGTTTTGCTATGGCGGATACTGCGATTGCGGAATCTGCCCGTTTGGCGAAAGAACATGGACCATTCCCAAAATGCAATATCCAGGAAATCACTACAACCCCATATTTCCTGAAAAATACTTCTCAAGCAACTAGGGATTTGGTAAAAAAATATGGGTTGCGCAATTCTCAATTGTTGACCATTGCCCCAACGGGAACCCTCTCCACCATGCTGGGGATTTCCGGGGGAATTGAACCAATATTCGCCAACTATTACGAGCGTAAAACAGAATCCCTCCATGGTAAGGATGTTTACTATAAGGTATACACTCCAATTGTAGAACATTTTATGAAAGAGCATAATATCATGGATGACAGCGACTTGCCGGAATACTTTATTACTGCTATGACGCTGGATTACAAACAGCGGATTCAGATGCAAGCGATTTGGCAAACCCATATTGATGCTTCTATCAGTTCCACTGTTAATGTACCAAACCAGTTCACTGTAGAAGAAACCGAAAACCTTTATATGTATGCTTATGAAAATAAGCTAAAAGGCATTACGATCTTCCGTGATGGCTGCCAAAGGGTTGGAATCTTAACAACCGATTCCACACCAGATGAAAAGAAGGTTCCAACTGCTGGAGAAGGTTTGGGCAGAGGGGACATAGTCCAGGTAAGCGATGATGTTATCGGCAAAAAGCGTAAATTGATGACAGGATGTGGCAGCCTCCACTGTATTGCATTGTTTGATACTAACACTGGTGCATTGCTGGAGACTTATTTGAGCAAAGGAAGTACTGGGGGATGTAATAATTTTATGATTGGGCTTTCCCGTATGATTTCCATCAGTGCCCGTGGTGGAATTGATATTTACACCATTATCGACCAATTGAATAGCACAGGTTCCTGTCCATCTTATACAGTACGGAAGGCAACCCGTAACGATACTTCCAAAGGGTCTTGCTGCCCGATGGCAGTGGGGAACGCCCTATTGGATATGTACAATGAAGTACAGGCAGAACTGGGGAATCAGGAACCAAAGCCAAAACCAATACCAACCAAAAAGGAAAAGCCAAAAAAGGTAGAAAATATCAATAAAGAATCCATCCTCTGCCCACAGTGTGGAGAACCATTGGCCTTTGAAGGTGGATGCAATATCTGCAAAAGTTGCGGATGGAGTAAATGTTATTAA
- the dut gene encoding dUTP diphosphatase — translation MKISIQKLNPNAIVPKPATSGSAGCDLHACITETITIQPGETVKIPTGLAIALPTNKLAAFVFARSGLGIKHNITPANCVGVIDSDYRGELIVGLQNHSTKAFTVEPNDRIAQLVIMPVEQPEFEEVSSLDETERGQGGFGSTGTK, via the coding sequence ATGAAAATTAGCATTCAAAAATTAAATCCAAACGCCATTGTTCCAAAACCAGCTACTTCTGGAAGTGCTGGGTGCGACCTGCATGCCTGCATTACCGAAACAATTACCATCCAGCCAGGGGAGACTGTAAAAATCCCAACTGGTTTGGCAATTGCTCTGCCTACAAATAAACTGGCCGCTTTTGTATTTGCGAGAAGCGGGCTGGGAATTAAACACAATATTACCCCGGCAAACTGCGTTGGTGTGATTGATAGTGATTATCGTGGGGAATTGATTGTGGGGTTACAGAACCATTCCACAAAAGCTTTTACCGTGGAACCAAACGACCGCATTGCCCAGCTGGTTATCATGCCGGTAGAGCAGCCGGAATTTGAGGAAGTTTCCTCTTTGGATGAAACAGAACGTGGCCAAGGTGGGTTTGGCAGTACAGGCACAAAATAA